The Proteus sp. ZN5 genome includes the window CAGCAGACACACAATGCTGAATTTCCTTTATCGGCAAGAATTATAGGTTATGGAAGTAATATCACTGTGGGTTCATTTAAAAGTCATCTTGAACTTACACTTCTTTATAATTAACGAATAATAAAGGAAATAAAAATGAGTCATATTTATCCCGCCTCAAAAATGATTGGAAAAAAAATAGCTTATTATAGAGTTATGAATGGGTACACTTTAAGTGAGCTGGCGGAAATAATTGGTATCAGTCAACAACAGCAATCAAGATATGAACGAGGTATTAATAGAGTTAGTTTGGATAGACTTTATCAATATGCTCGTGCTTTTGATATTTGTTTAAGCCAATTTTTTATTTTAGATGAAGAAGAACAAAAAGAGATGAAAACTAAAATAATAGATAAGTTAGGAGATAAAAATGCGCCATGTAAGCACTAAGTCTATTTTTTTATTAAGTGGGGTTTTATTTTATTCCACATATACTTTTTCTGCTTGTATTCAAAACCCGAATTTAAAAAATATTCGAGTTAATATACCGAATAAAGTGTATACACTTCAATATGATGATATGAGAACTGGGTTATTAGAACAATTTACAGTTAGTTATAGAACTGGGCCCATAACGACTTATTCAGGGAATGATGGAAAATGTGGTAATGCTGTAGTTTCAGCAAGTTATACAAATGGGTGGATACCCAATGCAAGCAAGATAGCGCAGACAAATATTCCAGGCATTGGAATACAGATCTATTTTAATAGAATGGGGGCATTAAATACAACATGGTCTGAGAA containing:
- a CDS encoding helix-turn-helix transcriptional regulator, translated to MSHIYPASKMIGKKIAYYRVMNGYTLSELAEIIGISQQQQSRYERGINRVSLDRLYQYARAFDICLSQFFILDEEEQKEMKTKIIDKLGDKNAPCKH